A window from Fibrobacter sp. UWB11 encodes these proteins:
- the pheT gene encoding phenylalanine--tRNA ligase subunit beta, with amino-acid sequence MKVSLNWLRRHVDLPESAEDVAKALTSIGLEVEGMEEPGKVYDKLLVAKVLTCDPHPDSDHLHITTVNDGTNTIQVVCGAPNVAAGQTVVLAPIGAELPLPDGTKLKMKKSKIRGVESFGMICAEDEIGLSDDHGGIMVLDDSIPAGTPFVSLGMYDVCYELNVTPNRPDALSHRGVARELAAKFNRPLKPLAYNFKEDSEDASAAISLEVVPGCGCSRYVGRVIKDVKVEKSPAWLAKLLHAVGMNSINNVVDITNFILMDVGQPLHSFDMDQLHGNKIKVRRAVKGEHIETIDHTAHELIENDLVICDGDRPACVAGVMGGVESEIVDATTNVFLESAWFNPTVIRKQAKRLCISTDSSYRFEREIDFATQDEYSKYACAMIQEVAGGRILKGSVEYTGEDHKKENNQVTLRVARAAKVIGMEVSAEQIEKFLTGIALEVVKKDAESLTFKIPSFRPDLEREVDLIEEIARLIGFDNIPYSLPKFTMQPNELPAIEVLNRKIRKTLSAMGLHECLSLRFTSKARTEALFGPESDDRRSKPALLLNPLSEELGAVPTSLLPNLLKAVAENEKNRPGSVRLFEVAKGQFKRARKDERDPGFDESNLVALTIAGNFDTDPLNDKPKQIDFAAFKGFVQSFFKRLGLVVEFRAAAKPELFLHPGKQAEIVCNGTVLGTMGELHPNCLKANEISYETYVMEADMDKMEHESHKKIVFQAFSRQVPSTRDISIEVAKSMTHEDVLARIKALNPKNLAKITLKSIYEGEKIEAGKKNMVYSLTYQAMDRTLTDDEVNKAHNKLRDKLVANGDIVLR; translated from the coding sequence ATGAAAGTTTCTTTGAATTGGCTTAGACGTCACGTTGACCTTCCGGAATCTGCGGAAGATGTCGCAAAGGCGCTCACCTCCATCGGTCTCGAAGTTGAAGGCATGGAAGAACCGGGCAAGGTCTATGACAAGTTGCTCGTTGCAAAGGTTCTCACTTGCGATCCGCACCCGGATAGCGATCACTTGCACATCACTACCGTGAACGACGGCACGAACACCATCCAGGTTGTTTGCGGAGCCCCGAACGTCGCTGCAGGCCAGACGGTTGTGCTCGCCCCGATTGGCGCAGAACTCCCGCTCCCCGATGGCACCAAGCTCAAGATGAAGAAATCCAAGATTCGCGGCGTCGAAAGCTTCGGCATGATTTGCGCCGAAGACGAAATCGGCCTTTCTGACGACCACGGTGGAATCATGGTTCTCGACGATTCCATCCCGGCAGGTACCCCGTTCGTAAGCCTCGGCATGTACGATGTCTGCTACGAATTGAACGTCACTCCAAACCGCCCGGATGCACTCAGCCACCGCGGTGTCGCCCGCGAACTCGCTGCCAAGTTCAACCGCCCGCTCAAGCCGCTCGCTTACAACTTCAAGGAAGATTCCGAAGATGCAAGCGCCGCTATCAGCCTCGAAGTCGTTCCGGGCTGCGGTTGCTCCCGCTATGTGGGTCGCGTCATCAAGGACGTGAAGGTTGAAAAGTCTCCGGCATGGCTTGCTAAACTCTTGCACGCTGTCGGCATGAACAGCATCAACAACGTCGTCGACATCACGAACTTCATCTTGATGGACGTCGGTCAGCCGCTCCACAGCTTTGATATGGACCAGCTCCACGGAAACAAGATCAAGGTCCGTCGCGCCGTCAAGGGCGAGCATATTGAAACGATCGACCACACCGCACACGAACTCATCGAAAACGACCTCGTGATTTGCGACGGTGACCGTCCGGCTTGCGTCGCAGGCGTTATGGGCGGTGTCGAATCCGAAATCGTCGACGCTACGACGAACGTGTTCCTCGAAAGCGCCTGGTTCAACCCGACCGTTATCCGCAAGCAGGCCAAGCGCCTCTGCATTTCTACGGACTCCAGCTACCGCTTCGAACGCGAAATTGACTTTGCTACGCAGGACGAATACAGCAAGTACGCTTGCGCCATGATCCAGGAAGTCGCTGGTGGCCGCATCCTCAAGGGTTCCGTCGAATACACCGGCGAAGACCACAAGAAAGAAAACAACCAAGTCACGCTCCGCGTCGCTCGCGCAGCCAAGGTCATCGGCATGGAAGTTTCCGCCGAACAGATTGAAAAGTTCCTCACGGGTATCGCTCTCGAAGTCGTGAAGAAGGACGCCGAATCTCTCACGTTCAAGATCCCGAGCTTCCGCCCGGACCTCGAACGCGAAGTCGACCTCATCGAAGAAATTGCACGCCTCATCGGCTTCGACAACATTCCGTACAGCTTGCCGAAGTTCACGATGCAGCCGAACGAACTCCCTGCTATCGAAGTTTTGAACCGCAAGATCCGCAAGACGCTTTCTGCCATGGGCCTCCACGAATGCTTGAGCCTCCGCTTCACGAGCAAGGCCCGCACCGAAGCCCTCTTTGGCCCCGAAAGTGACGACCGTCGTAGCAAGCCGGCTCTCCTCTTGAACCCGCTTTCCGAAGAACTCGGTGCTGTGCCGACGAGCCTCCTCCCGAACTTGCTCAAGGCCGTTGCCGAAAACGAAAAGAACCGTCCGGGTTCTGTTCGTCTGTTCGAAGTAGCCAAGGGCCAGTTCAAGCGCGCTCGCAAGGACGAACGCGATCCGGGCTTTGACGAATCCAACCTCGTCGCCCTCACCATCGCCGGTAACTTTGATACCGATCCGCTCAACGACAAGCCGAAGCAGATTGACTTTGCCGCCTTCAAGGGCTTTGTCCAGAGCTTCTTCAAGCGTCTCGGTCTCGTCGTGGAATTCCGCGCCGCAGCAAAGCCGGAACTTTTCCTCCACCCGGGCAAGCAGGCCGAAATCGTCTGCAACGGCACGGTGCTTGGCACAATGGGCGAACTCCACCCGAACTGCCTCAAGGCTAACGAAATCAGCTACGAGACCTACGTGATGGAAGCCGACATGGACAAGATGGAACACGAAAGCCACAAGAAGATTGTGTTCCAGGCCTTCAGCCGCCAGGTGCCTTCGACCCGCGACATCTCTATCGAAGTTGCAAAGTCGATGACTCACGAAGACGTGCTCGCCCGCATCAAGGCTCTCAACCCGAAGAACCTCGCAAAGATTACTCTCAAGAGCATCTACGAAGGTGAAAAGATTGAAGCCGGCAAGAAGAACATGGTTTACAGCCTCACCTACCAGGCTATGGACCGCACGCTCACGGACGACGAAGTCAACAAGGCTCACAACAAGCTTCGCGACAAGCTCGTTGCCAACGGCGACATCGTGCTTCGCTAA
- the ispD gene encoding 2-C-methyl-D-erythritol 4-phosphate cytidylyltransferase, producing MAKTLHFGKFAAVLPAGGLGKRMGGNIPKQLMQLGSKPVYQYSLETFLKMDEIAEVVMAVPADWKDFFEKEIETWFSTSNFPENIRTKLKIVLGGKERWQSVENGVNALTSSAEYVLVHDVARPFISEKIIRDVCETLVNQGSCLVAKPAIDTIKIASDGRIESTIDRNKVWLAQTPQAARIDLLKQLYTRIAKEPLDFTPTDEASILEFFGEPVYIVKGESANDKLTTPEDFEIFTNRAKHI from the coding sequence ATGGCAAAAACATTACACTTCGGTAAATTCGCAGCAGTCCTCCCCGCTGGCGGGCTTGGCAAGCGCATGGGCGGCAACATTCCCAAGCAGTTGATGCAACTGGGCAGTAAACCCGTCTACCAGTATTCTCTCGAAACATTCCTCAAGATGGACGAGATTGCAGAAGTCGTCATGGCGGTTCCTGCAGACTGGAAAGATTTCTTCGAAAAAGAAATTGAGACCTGGTTTTCTACAAGCAATTTTCCCGAGAATATTAGAACAAAGTTAAAAATCGTTCTGGGCGGAAAAGAACGCTGGCAGTCCGTAGAAAACGGAGTGAATGCGCTCACCAGTAGCGCCGAATACGTTCTCGTACACGATGTCGCACGCCCGTTTATAAGCGAAAAAATCATTCGCGATGTCTGCGAAACACTCGTCAATCAAGGGAGCTGTCTCGTTGCAAAGCCTGCAATCGATACCATCAAGATTGCAAGCGATGGCCGCATCGAAAGTACGATTGACCGCAACAAGGTCTGGCTCGCCCAGACTCCGCAAGCAGCCCGCATCGATTTGCTCAAGCAGCTCTATACGCGCATCGCAAAAGAACCGCTCGACTTTACGCCGACCGACGAAGCCAGCATTCTCGAATTTTTTGGCGAGCCCGTCTATATCGTGAAAGGCGAATCTGCAAACGACAAACTTACCACGCCCGAAGATTTCGAGATCTTCACGAACAGGGCAAAACACATTTAA
- a CDS encoding YbjQ family protein has product MIIVNTDYISGKELETIQLVKGSIVFSKNVVHDIFAGLKTIIGGEIAGYSEMMNEARQKATARMINEATMIGADAIVNVRFATSSLMASASEIIVYGTAVRFKK; this is encoded by the coding sequence ATGATAATCGTCAACACAGACTACATTAGCGGCAAGGAACTCGAAACGATTCAGCTCGTCAAAGGGAGTATCGTTTTTTCAAAGAATGTCGTGCACGACATTTTCGCAGGACTCAAGACCATCATCGGTGGCGAAATCGCAGGATACAGCGAAATGATGAACGAGGCCCGTCAAAAAGCTACCGCGCGCATGATAAATGAGGCAACAATGATAGGCGCAGATGCAATCGTAAATGTACGTTTCGCCACAAGCAGCCTGATGGCAAGTGCCTCTGAAATTATCGTTTACGGCACTGCAGTCCGCTTCAAGAAATAA
- a CDS encoding ATP-dependent helicase: MALSQEINAQVIDSLEGERSRLDKEQLDAVETTEGYVRVVAGAGSGKTKTLTHRYLYLVKEMGISPSNILCVTFTNKAANEMKKRIRSILGGDDSGYISTFHGFCVRFLREEIHVLKYPKEFMILDEDDQKSLLRKAYADLGFSLKDLKISSVLDFIGGRKANDLDYVSLFAELPSENDVDEVSKDHLLELSDEADDKWMKVYYRYLYEQKKNYALDFDDLILVTLYILQSFPEQLDKWRKRMMYVMVDEYQDIDGQQFMLADLLSSYHKNLFVVGDPDQTIYGWRGADINRILEFDKTHQGTKTILLQNNYRSTPSILKVPDAVIKNNKFRIEKVLRPVRVGGKTPVFYHAKNTREEAKWIVERIQNAVQNSVKNGAGGMRYKDIAVLYRMHSQSRSVEEALMAENIPYKVYSGVGFYQRKEIKDVICYLRMLVYADDLSFLRTVNTPKRQFGPRKVSILQAFADARGVGLYEALLEIVSEAGMLNDVACDISSQAELSSVGNERNKIDFDCKGFLARSNVVEYVKLIEKYRSCYRDMSVSEILAKILRETKYEEMLRLDGDEDRLDNLAELKQGILEFENYYEEDASLDEYLQNIVLFTNVDEDAEEKDRVQLMTIHNAKGLEFPYVFVCGLNEGFFPVKRVQNKVQLEEERRLAYVAFTRAENVLCISDAEDGVAGESGTRYPSRFLLEMDMGGLDIARGFSEDLLEAAKAHISNVDQERDFLNDESLGLVKKAPSATFEVGDRVVHKIFGVGTIRVVDEKNFCYEIAFDKFATPRSIQFDFPLRGLTAAPRS; this comes from the coding sequence ATGGCTCTCTCCCAAGAAATTAATGCTCAGGTTATAGATTCCCTTGAGGGGGAACGCTCTCGCTTGGACAAGGAACAGCTTGATGCGGTAGAAACGACCGAGGGCTACGTGCGCGTTGTGGCGGGGGCTGGTTCGGGCAAGACGAAAACGCTTACGCATCGCTATTTGTATCTCGTGAAGGAAATGGGAATTTCGCCGTCGAACATTCTTTGCGTGACGTTCACGAATAAGGCTGCGAACGAAATGAAAAAGCGCATTCGCTCGATTCTAGGCGGTGACGATAGCGGTTATATTTCGACGTTCCATGGTTTCTGCGTGCGTTTCTTGCGTGAAGAAATCCACGTGTTGAAATACCCGAAAGAATTTATGATTCTGGACGAGGATGACCAAAAATCGCTGTTGCGCAAGGCGTATGCGGATCTCGGTTTTTCGCTCAAGGATTTGAAAATCAGCAGTGTCCTTGATTTTATCGGGGGCCGCAAGGCAAATGATTTGGATTACGTTTCACTCTTTGCAGAACTGCCTTCGGAAAATGATGTCGATGAAGTGTCCAAAGACCATTTGCTGGAGTTGTCGGATGAAGCTGATGACAAGTGGATGAAGGTTTATTACCGCTACCTATACGAGCAAAAGAAAAATTATGCTCTAGATTTTGACGATTTGATTTTGGTGACTTTGTACATTCTTCAAAGTTTTCCGGAACAGTTGGACAAGTGGCGCAAACGCATGATGTACGTGATGGTCGATGAGTATCAGGACATTGACGGTCAACAGTTCATGCTTGCGGACTTGCTTTCGAGCTATCACAAAAATTTATTTGTGGTAGGGGACCCGGACCAGACGATTTATGGATGGCGAGGTGCCGATATCAATCGTATTCTTGAATTTGACAAAACTCATCAGGGAACAAAAACGATTTTATTGCAGAATAATTATCGTTCTACGCCGAGCATTTTGAAGGTGCCAGATGCGGTTATCAAGAACAACAAGTTTAGAATTGAGAAGGTCTTGAGGCCTGTGCGTGTTGGCGGAAAAACGCCTGTCTTTTACCATGCAAAGAATACGCGCGAAGAGGCGAAATGGATTGTAGAACGTATCCAGAATGCAGTGCAGAACTCTGTGAAAAATGGCGCGGGCGGTATGCGCTACAAAGATATTGCGGTGCTTTATCGAATGCATTCGCAGTCGCGTTCTGTCGAAGAAGCTTTGATGGCCGAAAATATTCCGTACAAGGTTTATAGTGGTGTCGGATTTTATCAGCGCAAAGAAATTAAGGACGTGATTTGTTATTTGCGCATGCTCGTGTATGCCGATGATTTGTCTTTTTTGCGGACTGTGAATACGCCCAAGCGCCAGTTCGGACCGCGTAAGGTTTCCATATTGCAGGCTTTTGCAGATGCGCGAGGCGTTGGACTTTACGAGGCGCTTTTGGAAATTGTATCGGAAGCGGGAATGTTGAATGATGTGGCTTGTGATATTTCGTCGCAGGCGGAATTGTCATCTGTAGGCAATGAACGCAATAAGATTGATTTTGACTGCAAGGGATTTTTGGCGCGGAGCAATGTCGTTGAGTATGTGAAATTGATTGAAAAGTATCGTTCGTGCTATAGGGACATGAGCGTTTCTGAAATTTTAGCGAAGATTTTGCGAGAGACGAAGTACGAAGAAATGTTGCGCCTGGATGGCGACGAAGATCGCTTGGACAATCTCGCAGAACTCAAACAGGGAATTCTGGAATTCGAGAATTACTACGAAGAAGATGCTTCGCTAGATGAGTATTTGCAGAATATCGTGCTGTTCACGAATGTTGATGAAGATGCCGAAGAAAAAGACCGCGTACAACTCATGACGATTCATAACGCCAAAGGTTTGGAGTTCCCGTACGTTTTTGTGTGTGGCTTAAATGAAGGCTTTTTCCCAGTAAAGCGCGTGCAGAATAAGGTTCAGCTAGAAGAAGAACGCAGGCTTGCGTATGTGGCGTTTACGCGTGCTGAAAATGTGCTTTGTATAAGCGATGCCGAAGATGGTGTGGCGGGGGAGAGCGGAACGCGTTACCCGTCAAGGTTTTTGCTTGAAATGGATATGGGCGGGCTTGATATTGCTCGTGGATTTTCGGAAGATTTGCTCGAGGCCGCGAAGGCACACATATCAAATGTCGATCAGGAACGAGATTTCCTGAATGACGAGAGCTTGGGACTAGTCAAGAAAGCGCCTTCGGCAACTTTTGAAGTTGGCGATCGTGTTGTGCACAAGATTTTTGGCGTGGGTACAATTCGCGTTGTGGACGAAAAGAACTTCTGCTACGAGATTGCGTTTGACAAGTTTGCAACCCCGCGCAGCATACAGTTCGATTTTCCACTTCGTGGCTTGACTGCTGCACCTCGGTCATGA
- a CDS encoding RluA family pseudouridine synthase: MITRTIDRNFANMRLDRFLRKAFPEESLSVFFAVIRKKKVRVNGVVGKANQMLVEGDVVNIYENFKSVSEDDKKGESLPLASAAEAAPATPSNGDTQQHPDAKSATGFAKKKSTWGQARTGAEKQAHWGAHELDLIVQTEDYVVVNKPSGLASQPGSGTRPGESLVEYLWEWGKNEGLDFKPTIAHRLDQETSGMIIAALHGDTLRDFTRMIREHVVDKFYFALVKGNLKKDRGTINESLLRTDSAKGSKMLVGQDDDNAQKAITHYRVKQHYEGYDLVKIKLETGRMHQIRAHFASIGHPLLGDTRYGDFALNREVKKQFGLNRLFLHSCRLEFDWKGEHKVFDCPLPKELRDVIKQLKPIHYERPENNFQKSRRR, from the coding sequence ATGATTACACGAACAATTGATCGCAACTTTGCCAACATGCGCCTTGACCGTTTTCTCCGCAAGGCATTCCCCGAAGAATCCCTCTCGGTGTTCTTCGCCGTCATCCGCAAAAAGAAAGTCCGTGTAAATGGTGTTGTCGGCAAGGCAAACCAGATGCTCGTCGAAGGCGACGTGGTGAACATTTACGAAAATTTCAAAAGCGTTAGTGAAGACGATAAAAAGGGGGAAAGCCTTCCCCTCGCTTCCGCCGCCGAAGCGGCTCCCGCTACCCCTTCGAACGGGGACACCCAGCAACACCCCGACGCAAAAAGCGCAACAGGTTTCGCCAAGAAAAAAAGCACTTGGGGTCAAGCACGCACTGGCGCAGAAAAACAAGCGCATTGGGGCGCTCACGAGCTCGACCTTATCGTGCAAACCGAAGATTACGTTGTAGTCAACAAGCCCTCGGGACTCGCAAGCCAGCCAGGAAGCGGCACGCGCCCTGGAGAAAGCCTTGTAGAATATCTTTGGGAATGGGGCAAAAACGAAGGTCTCGACTTTAAGCCAACGATTGCCCACCGCCTTGACCAAGAAACTTCGGGTATGATTATTGCGGCCCTCCATGGTGATACACTCCGCGACTTCACGCGCATGATTCGCGAACACGTCGTAGACAAATTCTACTTTGCGCTTGTCAAAGGCAACCTCAAGAAAGACCGCGGTACCATCAACGAATCGCTTTTGCGCACCGATAGCGCCAAGGGCAGCAAGATGCTCGTCGGTCAAGATGACGATAACGCACAAAAGGCAATCACGCATTACCGTGTCAAGCAACATTACGAAGGCTACGATCTTGTAAAAATCAAACTCGAAACAGGCCGCATGCACCAAATCCGTGCGCACTTTGCAAGCATCGGACATCCGCTTTTGGGCGACACGCGCTACGGCGATTTTGCGCTCAACCGCGAAGTAAAAAAGCAATTCGGTCTGAACCGTTTATTCTTGCATAGTTGCCGTTTGGAATTCGATTGGAAAGGTGAGCACAAAGTATTCGATTGTCCGCTGCCCAAAGAACTTCGAGACGTCATCAAGCAGTTAAAACCGATTCACTACGAGCGCCCCGAGAACAATTTTCAAAAAAGTCGCAGACGTTAA
- a CDS encoding NAD(P)/FAD-dependent oxidoreductase — translation MFTYRYRELAVALEKKGEVRLALAKTLRVNPEEIFNLEVERFSLDSRRKGDLRWSYNVIFDLKRKIRATGNNARGLIESEREIRSLDAEPGKSTVPMASHVDIIGAGPSGLWAALHLLRKGFSVDVYEQGKQVEERFRDIRRFFVDRKFNAYSNVLFGEGGAGAFSDGKLNTRSRNLFSETVLKDMVQFGVDESVVTFAKPHIGTDKLVLMLRKIRAEIVKLGGHIHFNTTLEDIEINDGRITAIKLKNVFASPGTMSGINSAKQSNASTAISHWQPCEALVLAVGHSARGVYELLHARGVQLESKAFAMGVRVEHPQTLINRRQLGNVDTKITGAAEYFLATPTLNKTSSAYSFCMCPGGVLVPCASEPGTLATNGMSYSRRNGAFANGAIAVPITAGAEGFDIPSSGSLFGGLDLQRKIESDAYNVGGKNYAAPAQTIKSFLAHQEDKSLPKSTYPCGLVQSNLWDWMDKTICKSLAEGFQNFDRKIPGFIDQGLIVAPETRTSSPLRIPRNNETLESVNTKGLFVLGEGAGYAGGIVTSAADGVRLAHYARRCK, via the coding sequence ATGTTTACTTATCGCTACAGAGAACTCGCCGTAGCCCTCGAAAAAAAGGGTGAAGTTCGCCTTGCACTCGCAAAAACGCTCCGCGTAAACCCCGAAGAAATCTTCAACCTCGAAGTGGAGCGTTTTTCGCTAGACTCCAGACGTAAAGGGGATTTGCGTTGGTCATATAATGTCATTTTTGACTTGAAGCGGAAAATCCGTGCCACAGGCAACAACGCACGCGGGCTCATCGAGTCGGAACGAGAAATTCGCAGTCTTGATGCAGAACCGGGCAAAAGTACGGTTCCCATGGCAAGCCACGTTGATATCATCGGCGCAGGGCCAAGCGGCTTGTGGGCAGCATTGCATCTATTGCGCAAAGGCTTTTCCGTTGACGTTTACGAACAAGGGAAGCAAGTCGAAGAACGATTCCGCGACATCCGTCGATTCTTTGTAGACCGTAAATTCAACGCCTACAGCAATGTACTTTTTGGCGAAGGCGGTGCAGGCGCATTCAGTGACGGCAAGCTCAACACGCGAAGCCGCAACTTGTTCAGTGAAACAGTTCTCAAGGACATGGTGCAATTTGGCGTCGACGAAAGCGTCGTCACGTTTGCAAAGCCGCACATCGGTACAGACAAACTCGTTTTGATGTTGCGCAAAATTCGTGCAGAAATCGTCAAGCTCGGTGGACACATCCATTTCAATACAACCCTTGAAGATATTGAAATTAATGACGGGCGAATCACAGCTATTAAGCTTAAGAACGTCTTTGCGAGCCCCGGAACAATGTCCGGGATAAACTCCGCGAAGCAATCCAATGCAAGCACCGCGATTTCTCATTGGCAGCCCTGCGAAGCACTCGTTCTCGCCGTTGGGCATTCCGCACGCGGCGTTTATGAGTTACTCCATGCACGCGGAGTCCAGCTTGAAAGCAAAGCTTTCGCCATGGGCGTTCGCGTCGAACATCCGCAGACACTCATCAACAGGCGCCAACTCGGAAACGTCGATACAAAAATCACCGGTGCCGCCGAATATTTCCTCGCTACGCCAACACTAAACAAGACCTCAAGCGCTTATAGTTTTTGCATGTGCCCCGGCGGAGTTCTTGTGCCATGCGCATCGGAACCGGGAACACTCGCTACAAACGGCATGAGCTACAGCCGCCGCAACGGAGCGTTCGCAAACGGAGCCATCGCAGTTCCGATTACTGCAGGCGCCGAAGGTTTTGACATTCCATCAAGCGGTTCACTATTTGGTGGTCTCGACTTGCAGCGCAAAATCGAGAGCGATGCATACAACGTCGGCGGAAAAAATTACGCAGCACCTGCACAAACAATAAAGAGTTTCCTCGCCCACCAAGAAGACAAATCACTCCCGAAATCCACATACCCCTGCGGACTTGTCCAAAGCAATTTGTGGGATTGGATGGACAAGACCATTTGCAAGAGCCTTGCCGAAGGATTCCAAAACTTCGACCGCAAAATTCCAGGATTTATAGATCAAGGGCTAATTGTCGCACCAGAAACGCGCACCAGTTCACCACTCCGCATTCCGCGCAATAACGAAACACTCGAAAGCGTGAATACCAAGGGTTTATTCGTCCTTGGCGAAGGAGCCGGATACGCTGGCGGAATCGTCACTAGCGCCGCCGACGGTGTGCGCCTTGCTCATTACGCCAGGAGATGCAAGTAA